From one Candidatus Dadabacteria bacterium genomic stretch:
- the groL gene encoding chaperonin GroEL (60 kDa chaperone family; promotes refolding of misfolded polypeptides especially under stressful conditions; forms two stacked rings of heptamers to form a barrel-shaped 14mer; ends can be capped by GroES; misfolded proteins enter the barrel where they are refolded when GroES binds), translated as MSAKSIQFDREAQNLIVSGVNKLANAVKVTLGPRGRNVLMDKAFGAPAVTKDGVSVAKEIELEDKFENMGAQMVKEVASKTSEVAGDGTTTATVLAQSIVAEGTKLVAAGHDPMKLKRGIDKAVEKVVESIRKQSKQTRDRTEIFQVATISANGDSDIGNKIADAMEKVGKDGVITVEEGRSLETELEVVEGMQFDRGYLSPYFVTDSERMLVELEDPFILLFDKKVAVMKDLVPLLEEVARNSSPLLIIAEDVEGEALATLVVNKIRGTLKAAAVKAPGFGDRRKSMIEDIATLTAGKVISEEAGMKLENATIADLGRAKKVVIDKDNTTIVSGAGKKADISGRINQIRGQISTASGEYDREKLQERLAKLAGGVAVIRVGAATEAEMKEKKDRVEDALNATRAAVEEGIVPGGGVALVRSIESLEAFKGADSEEQAGVNIVKRALEQPLREIAGNAGKDGSIVVQKVREGKGPFGFDAATFEYGDMLKAGIVDPSKVTRSCVQNAASVAGLLLTTEALIADAPSREPEMPMGGGAPPMTGGPGGIGGMM; from the coding sequence ATGTCTGCAAAAAGCATTCAATTTGACAGAGAGGCGCAGAATCTGATTGTGTCCGGAGTGAACAAACTCGCCAATGCGGTGAAGGTTACTCTCGGGCCCAGAGGCAGAAATGTGCTTATGGACAAGGCGTTCGGCGCGCCTGCGGTTACCAAGGACGGCGTCAGCGTCGCCAAGGAAATAGAACTTGAGGACAAGTTTGAAAACATGGGGGCGCAGATGGTAAAAGAGGTCGCTTCAAAAACAAGCGAAGTCGCCGGAGACGGCACCACAACCGCCACCGTTCTCGCGCAGTCCATCGTTGCCGAGGGCACAAAACTGGTCGCCGCCGGGCATGACCCGATGAAACTCAAACGGGGAATTGACAAGGCGGTTGAGAAAGTTGTTGAAAGCATCAGAAAACAGAGCAAACAGACCAGAGACAGGACGGAGATTTTTCAGGTTGCCACCATCTCCGCAAACGGCGACAGCGACATTGGAAACAAGATAGCGGACGCAATGGAGAAGGTCGGCAAAGACGGGGTTATAACCGTTGAAGAGGGGAGAAGCCTTGAGACCGAACTTGAGGTTGTTGAGGGAATGCAGTTTGACCGCGGATACCTGAGCCCCTATTTCGTAACCGATTCGGAGCGGATGCTGGTTGAGCTTGAAGACCCGTTCATCCTTCTTTTTGACAAAAAGGTGGCCGTGATGAAAGACCTCGTTCCCCTGCTTGAAGAGGTTGCGAGGAATTCAAGCCCGCTTCTTATCATCGCCGAGGATGTTGAGGGCGAGGCGCTTGCCACACTGGTTGTGAACAAGATTCGCGGCACATTGAAGGCCGCCGCCGTCAAGGCTCCCGGATTCGGCGACAGGCGCAAGTCCATGATAGAGGACATAGCGACCCTTACTGCGGGCAAGGTCATATCCGAGGAAGCGGGTATGAAACTTGAAAACGCCACGATTGCGGACCTTGGAAGGGCAAAAAAGGTTGTCATAGACAAAGACAACACCACCATCGTCAGCGGGGCCGGCAAGAAAGCCGACATCAGCGGCAGGATAAATCAGATAAGAGGGCAAATATCCACCGCGAGCGGCGAGTATGACAGGGAGAAGCTTCAGGAGCGTCTCGCCAAACTTGCCGGCGGAGTGGCGGTCATCAGGGTCGGAGCCGCGACCGAGGCCGAGATGAAGGAAAAGAAAGACAGAGTGGAAGACGCTCTCAACGCCACCCGCGCCGCCGTGGAAGAGGGCATAGTGCCCGGCGGCGGAGTCGCGCTTGTGCGCTCAATTGAGTCCCTTGAAGCATTCAAGGGCGCGGATAGTGAGGAGCAGGCCGGTGTCAACATAGTGAAGAGAGCCCTTGAGCAGCCGCTCAGGGAAATAGCGGGCAACGCCGGGAAAGACGGCTCAATAGTTGTCCAGAAGGTGAGAGAGGGCAAAGGGCCCTTCGGCTTTGACGCCGCGACCTTTGAATACGGAGACATGCTGAAAGCGGGAATCGTTGACCCCTCAAAGGTTACGAGATCCTGTGTTCAGAACGCCGCGAGTGTGGCGGGGCTTTTGCTCACCACCGAGGCGCTTATAGCGGACGCTCCCTCAAGGGAGCCCGAAATGCCGATGGGCGGCGGGGCTCCCCCCATGACCGGGGGTCCCGGCGGCATAGGCGGGATGATGTAA
- a CDS encoding DegT/DnrJ/EryC1/StrS family aminotransferase, whose product MKVPFLDLSVADASVRDEMKRSLAAVADSGFYVLGPEVEAFENRFAEFAGARHAVCVNSGTSALHLAFLSAGVGAGDEVIVPAMTFIATAMAATYIGAKPVCVDVDGFCAMDPGAVEAAITPKTKAIVPVHLYGQPAGMDAITEIAERNGVPVIEDAAQAHGAEYRGERCGGMGLAAAWSFYPGKNLGALGEGGAITTNDSAVAEKCRMLRDWGQSSKGFHSEKGFNYRMDALQGAVLGVKLGRAEEWANLRAAAAVRYRELLSGSAVRLQELRPDCRHVWHVFAAMVENRDLAAARMRERGVSVGVHYPSPVHLHPCYKDLGYKRGDFPNAERIADTELSLPMFPGITDEQIRYVCDVLLEEAAA is encoded by the coding sequence ATGAAAGTTCCCTTTCTTGACCTGTCCGTTGCGGATGCTTCCGTTCGGGACGAGATGAAACGCTCTCTCGCCGCCGTTGCGGACTCCGGTTTTTACGTTCTGGGCCCCGAAGTGGAGGCGTTTGAAAACAGGTTCGCCGAATTTGCCGGCGCAAGGCATGCGGTGTGTGTGAACAGCGGCACAAGCGCCCTTCACCTCGCCTTTCTCTCCGCCGGAGTGGGCGCGGGAGACGAGGTTATCGTCCCCGCAATGACCTTCATAGCCACCGCGATGGCGGCGACATACATAGGGGCGAAGCCCGTTTGCGTTGATGTTGACGGTTTCTGCGCAATGGACCCCGGAGCGGTTGAGGCCGCGATAACCCCGAAAACAAAGGCAATTGTTCCCGTGCATCTTTACGGTCAGCCCGCCGGTATGGACGCGATAACGGAGATAGCCGAAAGAAACGGCGTCCCCGTAATAGAAGACGCCGCTCAGGCGCACGGGGCGGAATACCGGGGGGAGAGGTGCGGGGGCATGGGGCTTGCCGCCGCATGGAGTTTCTATCCGGGCAAAAACCTCGGCGCTCTGGGCGAGGGCGGAGCAATTACCACAAACGACTCTGCGGTCGCGGAGAAATGCAGAATGTTGCGGGACTGGGGGCAGTCGTCAAAAGGGTTTCACTCGGAAAAGGGTTTCAACTACAGAATGGACGCGCTTCAGGGGGCGGTTCTGGGCGTCAAACTCGGGCGCGCGGAGGAGTGGGCAAACCTTCGCGCCGCCGCCGCAGTCCGCTACCGCGAACTGCTTTCCGGTTCCGCCGTCCGCTTGCAGGAACTCCGCCCGGACTGCCGCCATGTGTGGCATGTGTTCGCCGCGATGGTGGAAAACAGAGACCTCGCCGCCGCGCGTATGCGCGAGCGGGGAGTGAGTGTCGGCGTTCATTATCCGAGCCCGGTTCATCTTCACCCGTGCTACAAAGACCTCGGATACAAACGGGGTGATTTTCCAAATGCGGAAAGAATCGCGGATACCGAACTCTCCCTGCCGATGTTTCCCGGCATCACCGATGAGCAGATAAGGTATGTCTGCGATGTTCTGCTTGAAGAGGCGGCGGCCTGA
- a CDS encoding glycosyltransferase family 2 protein, giving the protein MRKISVITPAFNEEANLPAVHAELIPVLEGLGMEWEWIIIDDHSTDSTPDVIKGFARADSRIKGLRAAKNEGSHALCLFGFQKASGDCAVILSADGQDAPGNIARLVEEMKKTGSKVVWLTREGGRDDPFFKRFMAGFYYFVMRRIMGVSSIPPDGGDMVLVRDGALDEIRKMRGKNINILAAVAEVGFSQSRVPGERRARVHGESRFTFSKNINLLFDTLTAHTVVPLRAITFLGFFTAFLGFLYGVNVVVAKFAGVPAEGWASLVLVVLILGGVQMVMLGIIGEYLWRTLENTRKQEVVVEERIGEWH; this is encoded by the coding sequence ATGAGGAAGATATCCGTCATAACCCCCGCCTTTAACGAGGAGGCAAACCTTCCCGCGGTTCACGCCGAACTGATTCCGGTTCTTGAAGGTCTGGGGATGGAGTGGGAGTGGATAATCATTGATGACCACTCCACTGATTCAACGCCCGATGTGATAAAGGGGTTTGCGCGGGCGGATTCAAGAATAAAGGGCCTTCGCGCGGCGAAAAATGAGGGCTCTCACGCGCTCTGTCTTTTCGGTTTTCAGAAGGCGTCGGGTGACTGCGCGGTTATATTGTCCGCAGACGGGCAGGACGCGCCCGGCAACATTGCGCGGCTTGTGGAAGAGATGAAAAAGACGGGGAGCAAAGTCGTGTGGCTCACGCGCGAGGGAGGCAGGGACGACCCGTTTTTCAAACGTTTTATGGCGGGGTTTTACTACTTTGTCATGCGCCGCATTATGGGGGTTTCCTCAATTCCTCCGGACGGGGGAGACATGGTTCTTGTCAGGGACGGGGCTCTGGATGAAATAAGGAAGATGAGGGGAAAAAACATCAACATCCTCGCCGCCGTTGCCGAGGTGGGGTTTTCCCAGTCCCGTGTTCCGGGCGAGAGGCGTGCGCGTGTCCACGGCGAAAGCAGATTCACTTTCTCAAAAAACATCAATCTGCTTTTTGACACTCTCACCGCCCATACTGTCGTGCCGCTTCGGGCGATAACCTTTCTGGGTTTCTTTACGGCTTTTCTGGGGTTTCTCTACGGTGTCAATGTGGTTGTCGCAAAATTCGCGGGCGTTCCCGCCGAGGGGTGGGCGTCTCTTGTTCTCGTGGTGTTGATTCTCGGCGGCGTGCAGATGGTTATGCTCGGAATCATAGGCGAATACCTGTGGCGGACACTTGAGAATACAAGAAAACAGGAAGTTGTTGTTGAGGAGAGAATAGGGGAGTGGCATTAG
- a CDS encoding class I SAM-dependent methyltransferase, translating to MTELVIPQLRYENTGKNSGGEYSAQVSQREHFDQWSSDSELSYEDFKEKPHSVVVEEVIFRYLQKRTERSGWLLDAACGPGDFALRMAEAGHYVAGFDISRESILRAMRKAEERGLSDRVCFFVADLHEPPVCENSWDCVLTIGALHHVPDPKQSCIRIQSALKPGGFHFFSENNKSFVRPVFDLMMKLWPLWHEEAGSHNVISKRDIIDWHRGMDVETDFFYSMFVPPHLETLVGGNLKSLVSVTDKVFGQMPWVCRLGGFIHGSVKKLSCGRDLVEES from the coding sequence GTGACTGAGCTGGTTATTCCGCAATTGCGTTATGAAAATACTGGTAAGAATTCCGGCGGGGAGTATTCCGCTCAGGTTTCACAGCGGGAGCATTTTGATCAATGGTCTTCGGACAGCGAGTTGAGTTACGAAGATTTCAAGGAAAAACCTCACAGCGTGGTGGTGGAAGAAGTCATATTTCGTTATTTGCAAAAAAGAACCGAGCGGAGCGGCTGGTTGTTGGATGCGGCTTGCGGACCCGGCGATTTTGCCCTCAGAATGGCGGAAGCCGGGCATTATGTTGCCGGTTTTGACATCTCCCGCGAATCCATTCTGCGGGCCATGCGGAAGGCGGAAGAAAGAGGCCTTTCCGACCGTGTTTGTTTTTTTGTCGCGGATCTTCATGAACCGCCGGTTTGCGAAAATTCATGGGACTGTGTGTTAACTATCGGCGCTTTGCACCATGTTCCCGACCCGAAACAATCCTGTATTAGGATTCAATCGGCTTTGAAACCCGGAGGATTTCATTTTTTCAGCGAGAATAACAAATCGTTTGTTCGTCCCGTTTTTGATTTGATGATGAAGTTGTGGCCCCTTTGGCACGAAGAGGCGGGTTCCCATAATGTAATTTCCAAGCGGGACATTATTGACTGGCACAGAGGAATGGATGTTGAAACAGACTTTTTCTACAGCATGTTTGTTCCGCCGCACCTTGAAACATTGGTTGGCGGAAACCTGAAATCGCTTGTTTCTGTCACGGACAAAGTGTTCGGTCAAATGCCGTGGGTTTGTCGTTTGGGCGGTTTTATACACGGCTCTGTTAAAAAACTGTCTTGCGGGAGAGACCTTGTTGAAGAAAGTTGA
- a CDS encoding NAD-dependent epimerase/dehydratase family protein produces the protein MKILLTGGAGFIGSHVSREFIKNGHSVLIIDDLSAGKEDNLPAEAEFEKCDIRDGGAMEKIFSSFKPDLVDHHAAHIDVRVSADDPAFDADINIAGSLNLLNLCSRHGVGKFIFASTGAVYGNVSKIPAGEQTPRQPESPYGIAKLCVENYLHFFKNERGIDFTALRYSNVYGERQDTERTTGIVAILCGNHKRGLETTIWGDGGQTRDYVHCSDVARANALCAQHLSAGKPGGIFNVCTGKETSINDIIDCLARVSGKEVKIKKAATKSGDVDRICLDYSLAEETLGWRPEVGIENGISKTWDWIAGG, from the coding sequence ATGAAGATACTCCTTACGGGCGGGGCGGGCTTTATCGGCTCTCACGTTTCCCGCGAATTCATCAAAAACGGGCATTCAGTTTTAATCATTGACGACCTGTCCGCCGGAAAGGAGGACAACCTTCCGGCGGAAGCGGAATTTGAAAAGTGTGACATACGGGACGGCGGCGCGATGGAAAAGATCTTTTCATCTTTCAAGCCCGATCTGGTAGACCACCACGCCGCCCACATAGATGTGCGCGTGTCGGCGGATGACCCGGCTTTTGATGCGGATATAAACATAGCGGGCTCTCTCAATCTGCTGAACCTATGCTCCCGGCACGGGGTCGGAAAGTTCATTTTCGCCTCAACGGGGGCTGTTTACGGAAACGTCTCAAAAATCCCCGCCGGTGAGCAAACCCCCCGGCAGCCGGAGTCTCCCTACGGAATAGCGAAACTGTGCGTTGAGAACTACCTTCATTTCTTCAAGAATGAGCGGGGAATTGACTTTACTGCCCTGCGATACTCAAATGTTTACGGGGAGCGGCAGGACACCGAAAGAACAACCGGCATTGTGGCAATACTCTGCGGAAACCACAAACGGGGGCTGGAAACAACAATCTGGGGGGACGGCGGGCAGACCAGAGACTATGTCCACTGCTCCGATGTTGCGCGCGCAAACGCCCTTTGCGCGCAACACCTGAGCGCGGGAAAACCGGGCGGCATCTTCAATGTCTGCACCGGAAAGGAAACCTCCATAAACGACATTATTGACTGCCTCGCCCGGGTTTCAGGTAAAGAGGTGAAAATTAAAAAAGCCGCGACCAAAAGCGGCGATGTGGACAGGATATGCCTTGACTACTCGCTTGCTGAAGAAACTCTGGGCTGGCGTCCCGAAGTCGGCATAGAGAACGGAATCTCAAAAACATGGGACTGGATTGCCGGGGGCTAA
- a CDS encoding co-chaperone GroES, with amino-acid sequence MASKVKFRPLHDKVLVKRLEGEAKTSGGIIIPDTAQEQSQEGEVVAVGNGATGRDGKVIKPDVKVGDMVLISKYGGTDINIEGESHVVLKEEDILAVIG; translated from the coding sequence ATGGCTTCAAAGGTAAAGTTCAGGCCTCTTCACGACAAGGTTCTTGTAAAGAGATTGGAAGGTGAAGCGAAAACATCGGGGGGTATCATAATACCCGACACTGCTCAGGAGCAGTCTCAGGAAGGCGAGGTCGTCGCGGTCGGAAACGGCGCGACAGGGCGGGACGGTAAAGTCATAAAGCCCGACGTCAAGGTTGGGGACATGGTTCTCATCAGCAAATACGGCGGAACGGACATCAACATAGAGGGTGAAAGTCACGTCGTCTTGAAAGAGGAAGACATACTTGCCGTCATCGGTTGA
- a CDS encoding GNAT family N-acetyltransferase, giving the protein MKKVESARGVTVSFRLVEEADAEFIVRLRTDPELGRYLFPTDPSVQKQREWLADYKKREADGVEYYYIIFRNEDEKRCGTVRLFIEEDHFEWGSLILNGDKTPTSSIEMALFICQAGFEVFGFQKASCKVHKDNLPSIKFHAKMNARIVGEVETGVGMERLYEMNLEDWEKLRQKFKPLLVKELN; this is encoded by the coding sequence TTGAAGAAAGTTGAATCGGCGCGTGGTGTAACGGTTTCATTCCGCCTTGTTGAAGAAGCGGATGCGGAGTTTATTGTGAGGTTGAGAACCGACCCTGAACTTGGGCGCTACCTGTTTCCTACTGATCCCTCGGTTCAGAAACAACGGGAATGGCTTGCGGACTACAAAAAACGTGAGGCAGATGGGGTGGAGTATTACTACATAATTTTCCGCAACGAAGACGAGAAAAGGTGCGGTACGGTCAGGTTGTTTATTGAAGAAGATCATTTTGAGTGGGGAAGTTTGATTTTGAATGGCGACAAGACTCCCACCTCCTCAATTGAGATGGCGCTTTTTATTTGTCAGGCGGGTTTTGAAGTTTTTGGTTTTCAAAAAGCTTCCTGCAAGGTTCACAAAGACAACCTACCCTCGATCAAGTTTCATGCAAAAATGAATGCGCGCATTGTTGGCGAAGTGGAAACCGGAGTAGGGATGGAACGTCTTTACGAAATGAACTTGGAAGACTGGGAAAAACTTCGCCAAAAGTTTAAGCCGCTTCTTGTGAAAGAGTTGAATTAA
- a CDS encoding GtrA family protein has translation MKGEFIRFLMVGGAKTVLTYGIYLVLLYFINPYWAYIASFVASVYPSYLLNVKFTFRAEHSSEKLVSYPLVFVVQMLAGLAALHISLQAGASDKLAPIFAIMVGIPVGFLMARWVIGEGKENRNPVLFLAVSAFAVSIAAIYGALLNGDLFLHGILFSSDEATPFVMWQDVRAGIFSYADWNFQRIAPTYLFTDFPVIWSLFWLTSGNIALGTHLFGALMMFLHALAWMLVSDFLFGKDPLRRAFVFILCTLGWVILAYGADAVLPGEFLTPTRHASTWVVAGFGVFLFLYSVRSRRTPFYIFLFILCLTGVVSDPILTVWFVAPAATAGILWAGLFRTVTPVFSSIACIAGFLCSPLLREYFIEKGETTLQYSGFGSPDQIIVAFRDMGTWAAETAVRHPILAVVWVLFFVLLLRAVFKGIRSTTNTKAELLFVLMFFFFASAASVVATVLSGNFFLGGMPSEIVGNGRYFIPARAVPLFIGWAFLITSRITLLPQMFTITAVILMTVCAPYALALKKNGAALVNYYPPSAQCFDEGIRRFGLKKGLATYWWTKSIMATSKAEVQIAQVSVYLNREGKILLYPWKFGVPDRFYEGPFDFIIANTGKGPPERDLCSIYKCGSPRDPLSTYILSQDRAMAWAAQHNRQPSAVFECEGAKILVFNPPL, from the coding sequence ATGAAAGGAGAGTTTATCAGATTTCTTATGGTCGGCGGCGCAAAGACCGTATTGACCTACGGCATCTATCTGGTTCTGCTTTACTTTATCAATCCTTACTGGGCTTACATTGCGTCTTTTGTCGCAAGCGTTTACCCTTCTTACCTGCTGAATGTGAAGTTCACTTTTCGCGCCGAACACTCATCGGAAAAACTGGTTTCCTACCCCCTTGTTTTTGTGGTCCAAATGCTTGCCGGTCTTGCCGCTTTGCACATATCCCTTCAAGCGGGTGCTTCCGATAAACTGGCTCCTATTTTTGCTATCATGGTTGGAATTCCGGTTGGCTTTCTTATGGCGAGGTGGGTAATAGGAGAGGGAAAAGAAAACAGAAATCCGGTTTTGTTTCTTGCCGTTTCCGCTTTTGCAGTTTCAATCGCCGCGATTTACGGCGCGCTTTTGAACGGTGATTTGTTTCTGCACGGGATTCTTTTTAGTTCGGACGAGGCAACACCTTTTGTTATGTGGCAGGATGTCCGGGCTGGGATTTTTTCCTATGCCGACTGGAATTTCCAAAGAATAGCGCCCACTTACCTGTTCACTGATTTCCCCGTTATATGGTCTCTTTTCTGGCTGACGAGCGGCAACATAGCTTTGGGCACTCATCTTTTTGGCGCTTTGATGATGTTTCTTCATGCGCTCGCGTGGATGCTTGTCAGTGATTTTCTCTTTGGGAAAGACCCTCTGCGCCGCGCCTTTGTTTTCATCCTCTGCACTTTGGGATGGGTCATTCTCGCATACGGGGCGGATGCCGTTTTGCCCGGAGAGTTTCTTACTCCAACTCGGCATGCCTCAACGTGGGTTGTAGCAGGTTTTGGGGTTTTTCTTTTTCTTTACTCTGTCCGCTCGCGCCGCACACCCTTTTATATTTTTCTTTTTATACTGTGTTTGACAGGTGTCGTTTCGGATCCCATTTTGACCGTGTGGTTTGTTGCTCCGGCGGCTACTGCGGGGATTTTGTGGGCCGGTTTATTCAGAACCGTGACTCCGGTTTTCTCGTCCATTGCATGTATAGCAGGGTTTTTATGTTCGCCTCTTTTGAGAGAGTATTTCATAGAGAAAGGCGAAACAACATTGCAGTATTCCGGATTTGGCAGTCCTGATCAAATCATTGTCGCTTTCAGGGATATGGGAACATGGGCGGCGGAGACGGCTGTGCGGCATCCGATTTTAGCCGTCGTGTGGGTTTTATTCTTTGTGCTTCTTTTGAGAGCTGTTTTCAAAGGCATCCGCTCTACAACGAATACAAAAGCGGAACTTTTGTTTGTTCTAATGTTTTTTTTCTTTGCATCTGCCGCTTCGGTGGTTGCGACGGTTTTGAGTGGGAATTTCTTCCTCGGTGGGATGCCTTCCGAAATTGTGGGGAATGGCAGATATTTTATTCCCGCGCGCGCTGTTCCACTTTTTATCGGATGGGCTTTTTTGATAACGAGCCGCATTACGCTGTTGCCGCAAATGTTCACAATTACGGCCGTTATTCTGATGACGGTCTGTGCCCCGTATGCGCTTGCATTAAAAAAGAATGGAGCCGCGCTTGTGAATTATTATCCGCCGTCCGCACAATGTTTTGATGAGGGCATCCGGAGGTTCGGTTTAAAAAAGGGCCTTGCCACTTACTGGTGGACAAAATCAATTATGGCAACCTCAAAAGCCGAAGTTCAGATAGCGCAAGTCTCCGTCTATCTAAACCGTGAGGGCAAAATCCTGCTTTATCCGTGGAAATTCGGCGTACCCGACCGCTTTTATGAAGGGCCGTTTGATTTTATAATTGCCAATACCGGCAAAGGTCCCCCCGAAAGAGATTTGTGTTCCATATACAAATGCGGCTCGCCCAGAGATCCGCTGTCAACCTACATTCTCTCTCAGGACCGGGCTATGGCGTGGGCGGCACAACATAACAGGCAACCCTCCGCCGTTTTTGAGTGCGAAGGAGCAAAGATTCTGGTTTTCAATCCACCACTTTAG
- a CDS encoding dicarboxylate/amino acid:cation symporter, producing the protein MNNGRSLLLPAIIAGVAVGAVTGTFFPDTGVKAEFIGGLFLDLLKMMVIPLVMVSITLGVMKMRDFKSVGLKTVLYYAVTTAVSVTIGIFVVSLIQPGGSPEILGTMTDEMRSAAAMKVEGKNAGAEEILKSMVTPNVFMSATEFQILPLIVFSLLFGLALSRLGVKEAEPLERVLTALDGAIMKIVHWVIALTPVGVACIIAARVGKAGGGDALFSMAAGIAKYMLAVIAGLGIHGLIVLPLVLFLFARRNPIAYVRHMSKALLTAFSTASSSATLPLTMSGAIEEAKVSPRVGNFVLPLGATVNMDGTALYEAVAVIFIAQVYAVPLDSTALVIIFLTATLAAIGAAGIPEAGLVTMVIVLSSVGLPLEGIGLLLSVDWLLDRFRTTVNVWGDSVGAAVIDRSSGGV; encoded by the coding sequence ATGAACAACGGAAGAAGTCTTTTGTTGCCCGCCATTATTGCGGGCGTTGCCGTGGGGGCCGTAACCGGAACCTTCTTTCCGGATACCGGTGTGAAGGCCGAATTTATCGGCGGCCTCTTTCTTGACCTTCTTAAGATGATGGTCATACCGCTGGTAATGGTCAGCATAACGCTCGGCGTTATGAAGATGCGCGATTTCAAATCCGTCGGGCTCAAAACCGTTTTGTATTATGCCGTTACAACCGCCGTTTCGGTTACCATCGGTATTTTTGTCGTTTCCCTGATTCAGCCCGGCGGTTCGCCGGAAATCCTCGGAACCATGACCGATGAAATGAGGTCGGCGGCGGCGATGAAGGTTGAGGGAAAGAATGCGGGCGCCGAAGAGATACTGAAAAGCATGGTAACCCCGAACGTCTTTATGTCCGCCACGGAGTTTCAGATACTGCCGCTTATAGTTTTCTCGCTCCTTTTCGGGCTTGCGCTCTCCCGCCTCGGCGTAAAAGAGGCGGAGCCGCTTGAGCGCGTTCTGACCGCGCTTGACGGCGCGATAATGAAAATCGTTCACTGGGTCATCGCCCTCACGCCGGTGGGCGTCGCATGCATCATTGCCGCGCGCGTGGGAAAGGCGGGCGGAGGGGATGCGCTGTTTTCAATGGCGGCGGGCATAGCAAAGTATATGCTTGCGGTTATAGCGGGGCTCGGCATCCACGGGCTTATTGTCCTGCCCCTTGTGCTTTTTCTGTTCGCCCGCAGAAACCCGATTGCCTACGTCAGGCACATGAGCAAGGCGCTACTGACTGCTTTTTCCACCGCCTCATCCTCGGCGACCCTTCCGCTCACTATGTCCGGCGCCATTGAGGAGGCGAAGGTGTCGCCGAGGGTGGGGAATTTTGTCCTGCCCCTCGGAGCGACGGTGAACATGGACGGCACGGCGCTGTATGAGGCGGTGGCGGTCATATTCATCGCGCAGGTTTACGCCGTGCCGCTTGATTCAACGGCGCTTGTCATAATCTTTCTTACGGCCACCCTTGCCGCCATAGGCGCGGCGGGCATCCCAGAGGCGGGCCTTGTCACCATGGTGATAGTCCTCTCAAGCGTGGGGCTTCCCCTTGAGGGCATAGGTCTTCTGCTGTCGGTTGACTGGCTTCTTGACCGTTTCAGAACCACGGTCAATGTGTGGGGAGACAGCGTGGGTGCCGCCGTGATAGACAGGTCTTCGGGAGGCGTTTGA